Proteins encoded in a region of the Corvus hawaiiensis isolate bCorHaw1 chromosome 18, bCorHaw1.pri.cur, whole genome shotgun sequence genome:
- the CASTOR1 gene encoding cytosolic arginine sensor for mTORC1 subunit 1 isoform X1 has protein sequence MDLHILEHRVRVLSLARRGLWLYTHPLLKLLFLPQRCRCKFFSLTETPEDYTVMLDEEGFKELPPSEFMQVADSTWLVLSVVSNGREPLGCQATGVTKIARSVIAPLAEHHVSVLMLSTYQTDFILVRERDLPVVIHTLAGEFDIYKEESGECVPVTCDDVSNGFLKPKPAASPTLHPVQSPQTRFCVLTVAPDTLPAIATMLIDVLFYSHSSPPWESTTSSQDLDSITFFSFSLIEGYISIVMDAETQKRFPSDLLLTSSTGELWRMVRIGGQPLGFDECGIVAQIAEPLAAADISAYYISTFNFDHALVPEEGIAEVIQLLQQRQESSR, from the exons ATGGACCTGCACATTCTGGAGCACCGGGTGCGGGTGCTGAGCCTGGCCCGCCGCGGGCTCTGGCTCTACACCCACCCGCTGCTCAAGCTGCTCTTTCTGCCCCAGCGCTGCCG atgCAAGTTCTTCAGCCTGACGGAGACCCCCGAGGACTACACGGTCATGCTGGACGAGGAGGGCTTCAAAG AGCTGCCGCCCTCCGAGTTCATGCAGGTGGCAGATTCCACGTGGCTGGTGCTCAGCGTCGTGTCCAACGGGCGGGAACCCCTCGGCTGCCAGGCCACTGGCGTCACCAAGATCGCGCGGTCGGTGATCGCGCCGCTGGCCGAGCACCACGTCTCGGTGCTGATGCTCTCCACGTACCAGACCGACTTCATCCTG GTGCGGGAGCGGGACCTGCCCGTGGTGATCCACACGCTGGCCGGGGAGTTCGACATCTACAAGGAGGAGAGTGGCGagtgtgtccctgtcacctgcGATGACGTGAGCAACGGCTTCCTCAAGCCCAAGCCAG ctgccagccccacgcTGCACCCCGTGCAGAGCCCCCAGACCCGCTTCTGCGTCCTGACGGTGGCCCCCGACACGCTGCCTGCCATCGCCACCATGCTCATCGACGTCCTCTTCTACTCCCACAG CAGCCCCCCGTGGGAATCAACCACCAGCAGCCAGGACCTCGACTCCAtcaccttcttctccttctccctcatCGAGGGCTACATCTCCATCGTGATGGATGCCGAGACCCAGAAGCG GTTCCCCAGTGACCTGCTGCTGACCAGCTCGACGGGGGAGCTGTGGCGGATGGTGCGGATCGGGGGGCAGCCCCTCGGCTTCG ATGAGTGTGGCATCGTGGCGCAGATCGCAGAGCCGCTGGCGGCCGCTGACATCTCGGCCTATTACATCAGCACCTTCAACTTCGATCACGCCTTG GTCCCCGAGGAGGGCATCGCTGAGGtcatccagctgctgcagcagcggcaggagagcagcagataG
- the CASTOR1 gene encoding cytosolic arginine sensor for mTORC1 subunit 1 isoform X2, with product MDLHILEHRVRVLSLARRGLWLYTHPLLKLLFLPQRCRCKFFSLTETPEDYTVMLDEEGFKELPPSEFMQVADSTWLVLSVVSNGREPLGCQATGVTKIARSVIAPLAEHHVSVLMLSTYQTDFILVRERDLPVVIHTLAGEFDIYKEESGECVPVTCDDVSNGFLKPKPAASPTLHPVQSPQTRFCVLTVAPDTLPAIATMLIDVLFYSHSPPWESTTSSQDLDSITFFSFSLIEGYISIVMDAETQKRFPSDLLLTSSTGELWRMVRIGGQPLGFDECGIVAQIAEPLAAADISAYYISTFNFDHALVPEEGIAEVIQLLQQRQESSR from the exons ATGGACCTGCACATTCTGGAGCACCGGGTGCGGGTGCTGAGCCTGGCCCGCCGCGGGCTCTGGCTCTACACCCACCCGCTGCTCAAGCTGCTCTTTCTGCCCCAGCGCTGCCG atgCAAGTTCTTCAGCCTGACGGAGACCCCCGAGGACTACACGGTCATGCTGGACGAGGAGGGCTTCAAAG AGCTGCCGCCCTCCGAGTTCATGCAGGTGGCAGATTCCACGTGGCTGGTGCTCAGCGTCGTGTCCAACGGGCGGGAACCCCTCGGCTGCCAGGCCACTGGCGTCACCAAGATCGCGCGGTCGGTGATCGCGCCGCTGGCCGAGCACCACGTCTCGGTGCTGATGCTCTCCACGTACCAGACCGACTTCATCCTG GTGCGGGAGCGGGACCTGCCCGTGGTGATCCACACGCTGGCCGGGGAGTTCGACATCTACAAGGAGGAGAGTGGCGagtgtgtccctgtcacctgcGATGACGTGAGCAACGGCTTCCTCAAGCCCAAGCCAG ctgccagccccacgcTGCACCCCGTGCAGAGCCCCCAGACCCGCTTCTGCGTCCTGACGGTGGCCCCCGACACGCTGCCTGCCATCGCCACCATGCTCATCGACGTCCTCTTCTACTCCCACAG CCCCCCGTGGGAATCAACCACCAGCAGCCAGGACCTCGACTCCAtcaccttcttctccttctccctcatCGAGGGCTACATCTCCATCGTGATGGATGCCGAGACCCAGAAGCG GTTCCCCAGTGACCTGCTGCTGACCAGCTCGACGGGGGAGCTGTGGCGGATGGTGCGGATCGGGGGGCAGCCCCTCGGCTTCG ATGAGTGTGGCATCGTGGCGCAGATCGCAGAGCCGCTGGCGGCCGCTGACATCTCGGCCTATTACATCAGCACCTTCAACTTCGATCACGCCTTG GTCCCCGAGGAGGGCATCGCTGAGGtcatccagctgctgcagcagcggcaggagagcagcagataG